Proteins encoded in a region of the Lycorma delicatula isolate Av1 chromosome 6, ASM4794821v1, whole genome shotgun sequence genome:
- the LOC142326659 gene encoding superkiller complex protein 3-like isoform X1: MYVQSSYTFRKVGYSKNLLAKLETMYTSSDNEVTAILLRVQLAELADKAMPPLDILFGITVKHPDSPDAWYHLGMRCLEEDEIQQCINALFKAGKLAPYWYKVYLELGNYYVTHDLVKARCCYKKALYLNKRSSEVAMALSDIYRIQGETALNIELLTAVTKTTQSKWAWLQLSIQHFELQDVGAAVKSLLAAIRIDVEDSNCWEVLGDAYLARKAYTAAQKSYQKVVQLRPGSLYPQLQIARIKLITEEPEDVIPEFRKLSEEYPQDVPVLKGLAEACLQSAKIFHSKRLLGRTRDSLQEAVDAVTSALKEWSDVSCLWKLLGDIFTLAGNLPPTWAFLLIPCWFSPQQNQTGDRITIKSQFSCYKFASTCSYISSVVTYYNMLQWIHNIFLVFTQALKLLEKIGNCSLLWHDLAASYCLQSRVSLDSTDKKQLMQTAFLAAKKSISLEPKGWENWNLLGVIAKLNGKLGRRC, from the exons ATGTATGTGCAGAGCTCATATACATTTAGAAAAGTGGGATATAGCAAAAACTTGTTAGCAAAACTGGAAACTATGTATACCAGTAGTGATAATGAGGTTACTGCTATATTACTTCGAGTTCAATTAGCTGAGCTAGCCGATAAGGCTATGCCACCTCTTGATATACTTTTTGGTATTACTGTTAAACATCCTGACTCACCAGATGCTTGGTATCATCTAGGTATGCGTTGTTTAGAAGAAGATGAGATTCAACAATGCATTAATGCATTATTTAAG GCTGGAAAATTAGCGCCTTACTGGTATAAAGTTTACTTAGAACTGGGTAATTATTATGTTACTCATGATTTAGTAAAAGCTAGATGTTGTTACAAAAAAGCTTTGTATCTTAATAAACGGTCTTCTGAAGTGGCAATGGCTCTTAGTGATATATACAGGATTCAGGGAGAGaca gctttaaatattgaattattaactgCTGTTACAAAAACAACACAAAGCAAATGGGCGTGGTTACAATTAAGTATTCAACATTTTGAACTTCAAGATGTTGGTGCTGCTGTGAAATCCCTTCTAGCTGCTATTCGTATTGATGTGGAAGACTC taactGTTGGGAGGTCTTAGGAGATGCATACCTGGCTAGAAAAGCTTATACTGCTGCACAGAAATCTTATCAGAAGGTTGTTCAGTTAAGACCAGGATCCTTGTATCCACAACTTCAAATAGCTCGAATTAAACTG ATTACTGAAGAACCAGAGGATGTCATACCTGAGTTCAGAAAACTTTCTGAAGAATATCCTCAGGATGTTCCTGTCCTTAAAGGTCTTGCTGAAGCTTGTCTACAATCAGCAAAAATTTTTCACTCAAAGAGATTATTAGGTCGTACGAGAGATAGCCTTCAGGAAGCTGTAGATGCTGTTAccag tGCATTAAAAGAATGGAGTGATGTTTCTTGTTTATGGAAACTGTTAGGGGATATTTTTACACTAGCTGGTAATTTACCTCCAACTTGGGCATTTTTATTGATTCCTTGTTGGTTTAGTCCACAACAGAATCAGACTGGTGACAGGATAACGATCAAGTCACAATTTTCTTGTTACAAATTTGCTTCTAC GTGTTCATACATCTCTTCAGTGGTTACTTATTATAACATGCTTCAATGGATACACAACATATTTTTG GTATTTACACAAGCTTTAAAGTTGCTGGAAAAAATTGGCAATTGCAGCCTTTTATGGCATGATTTAGCAGCCAGTTATTGTTTACAGTCCAGAGTAAGTCTTGATAGTACAGATAAAAAACAATTGATGCAAACAGCATTTCTTGCGGCTAAAAAAAGTATTAGTCTTGAACCAAAAGGTTGGGAAAATTGGAATTTGCTTGGAGTTATTGCAAAATTGaatg
- the LOC142326659 gene encoding tetratricopeptide repeat protein 37-like isoform X2: MYVQSSYTFRKVGYSKNLLAKLETMYTSSDNEVTAILLRVQLAELADKAMPPLDILFGITVKHPDSPDAWYHLGMRCLEEDEIQQCINALFKAGKLAPYWYKVYLELGNYYVTHDLVKARCCYKKALYLNKRSSEVAMALSDIYRIQGETALNIELLTAVTKTTQSKWAWLQLSIQHFELQDVGAAVKSLLAAIRIDVEDSNCWEVLGDAYLARKAYTAAQKSYQKVVQLRPGSLYPQLQIARIKLITEEPEDVIPEFRKLSEEYPQDVPVLKGLAEACLQSAKIFHSKRLLGRTRDSLQEAVDAVTSALKEWSDVSCLWKLLGDIFTLAGNLPPTWAFLLIPCWFSPQQNQTGDRITIKSQFSCYKFASTYLHKL, translated from the exons ATGTATGTGCAGAGCTCATATACATTTAGAAAAGTGGGATATAGCAAAAACTTGTTAGCAAAACTGGAAACTATGTATACCAGTAGTGATAATGAGGTTACTGCTATATTACTTCGAGTTCAATTAGCTGAGCTAGCCGATAAGGCTATGCCACCTCTTGATATACTTTTTGGTATTACTGTTAAACATCCTGACTCACCAGATGCTTGGTATCATCTAGGTATGCGTTGTTTAGAAGAAGATGAGATTCAACAATGCATTAATGCATTATTTAAG GCTGGAAAATTAGCGCCTTACTGGTATAAAGTTTACTTAGAACTGGGTAATTATTATGTTACTCATGATTTAGTAAAAGCTAGATGTTGTTACAAAAAAGCTTTGTATCTTAATAAACGGTCTTCTGAAGTGGCAATGGCTCTTAGTGATATATACAGGATTCAGGGAGAGaca gctttaaatattgaattattaactgCTGTTACAAAAACAACACAAAGCAAATGGGCGTGGTTACAATTAAGTATTCAACATTTTGAACTTCAAGATGTTGGTGCTGCTGTGAAATCCCTTCTAGCTGCTATTCGTATTGATGTGGAAGACTC taactGTTGGGAGGTCTTAGGAGATGCATACCTGGCTAGAAAAGCTTATACTGCTGCACAGAAATCTTATCAGAAGGTTGTTCAGTTAAGACCAGGATCCTTGTATCCACAACTTCAAATAGCTCGAATTAAACTG ATTACTGAAGAACCAGAGGATGTCATACCTGAGTTCAGAAAACTTTCTGAAGAATATCCTCAGGATGTTCCTGTCCTTAAAGGTCTTGCTGAAGCTTGTCTACAATCAGCAAAAATTTTTCACTCAAAGAGATTATTAGGTCGTACGAGAGATAGCCTTCAGGAAGCTGTAGATGCTGTTAccag tGCATTAAAAGAATGGAGTGATGTTTCTTGTTTATGGAAACTGTTAGGGGATATTTTTACACTAGCTGGTAATTTACCTCCAACTTGGGCATTTTTATTGATTCCTTGTTGGTTTAGTCCACAACAGAATCAGACTGGTGACAGGATAACGATCAAGTCACAATTTTCTTGTTACAAATTTGCTTCTAC GTATTTACACAAGCTTTAA